One window of Desulfobacca acetoxidans DSM 11109 genomic DNA carries:
- a CDS encoding efflux RND transporter permease subunit, with protein sequence MLSKFFIERPILANVIAIITIILGIVCLWRLPVAQYPEIVPPVVQVNTRYPGASAEVIANTVGIPIEQAVNGVENALYYTSTSGSDGSYTLNVTFAVGTDLNTSMSLVQNMVNKAMPELPGPVQSQGLTVKKVSTNILLVVSLYSQDERFDPAYLSNYGMINLQYPLGRLDGVGNVQVFGAGQYSMRVWLDPNKLQTFELTTLDVVDAIQRQNIEVVAGQMGGPPVPESQVFQFTVNALGRLTEVSQFEDIIVKSIRGEAPQVVRVRDIARVELSQQLFINFGGLSGKKSAQILIYPLPGANSLAVAEEVRQAVAEMSKNFPEGLTYVIEHDTTKFIQQAIHAVYETLFEAGILVLVVIMVFLQNWRATLVPATTVPVTIIGAFAAMALLGFTVNLMTLFALILAIGIVVDDAIVIVENASYYLEQGLSPKDAAIKTMEEMTGPVIGITLVLTSVFLPAAFLPGINGQLFRQFALVIASTAVISALNALTLKPVQCAQYLKPRGEKKVGWFYCHFNQLYAKVEAAYMAIVTRMVHHPKVMLIIFFSLITVTGFFFVQHPTGFLPDEDQGYAIVTVRLPEGAAQPRVEAVSRKVNAILKETPGIRAWVTVGGLSLMDSANLSNTFSTFAIYEEWDKRGADLSQEKIIADLNRRLSSIEEAYAVVLTPPPITGLGQAGGFQMMVEDRGSLGLAELQKATNELIQAAGSQSGLMGLATTFSARSPQIYLDIDRTKVESMGVPLGDVFATLQAYLGSTFVNLFNKFDQSYQVYVQADAPFRLNPDDVKNLYVRNQKGEMTPLGTMMSVHRRLGSELVTRYNLYPAAQVFGAAAPGFSSGEAIDLMEQVAQNVLPKGMAFDWTATAFQEKLVGSQAYFIYALSIILVFLVLSAQYESWFHPAAVILVVPTALVGVLIGLNVRGYDNDLYTQVGLVLMIALASKNAILVVEFARELKEKGLSTVEAAIEATRRRLRPIIMTSFAFILGVAPLLLAGGAGAASQRAIGTVVFGGMISSTLVAIPFVPVFYVVMEGLSERLKSRKQETGIRNKK encoded by the coding sequence ATGTTGTCCAAGTTCTTCATTGAGCGGCCCATCTTAGCCAACGTCATTGCCATTATCACTATCATCCTGGGAATCGTCTGTCTCTGGCGACTGCCGGTAGCCCAATATCCTGAGATCGTGCCCCCCGTTGTCCAGGTGAACACCAGATACCCTGGCGCCAGCGCTGAGGTTATTGCCAATACCGTCGGCATTCCCATCGAACAGGCGGTCAACGGGGTGGAAAACGCCCTCTATTACACCTCTACCAGCGGCAGCGACGGCAGCTATACCCTCAACGTGACCTTTGCCGTGGGGACCGATCTCAACACCTCCATGTCTCTGGTGCAAAACATGGTCAACAAGGCCATGCCAGAGTTGCCGGGACCAGTGCAGTCCCAAGGATTAACGGTCAAAAAGGTCAGCACCAATATCCTTCTGGTAGTGAGCCTGTATTCCCAAGATGAGCGATTCGATCCGGCCTACCTCTCCAATTATGGCATGATCAATCTCCAGTACCCTTTAGGCCGCCTCGATGGAGTGGGAAATGTCCAGGTCTTCGGCGCCGGACAATACAGCATGCGGGTCTGGCTGGATCCCAACAAGCTACAGACCTTTGAGCTTACCACCCTGGATGTGGTTGATGCCATTCAACGCCAGAATATCGAGGTGGTGGCCGGACAGATGGGCGGGCCACCGGTGCCGGAATCGCAGGTATTCCAGTTTACCGTCAATGCCCTGGGCCGCCTTACCGAGGTTTCACAGTTTGAGGATATCATCGTCAAAAGTATTCGGGGAGAAGCCCCCCAGGTCGTGCGGGTACGGGACATTGCCCGTGTAGAGCTCAGCCAGCAATTGTTTATCAACTTCGGAGGCTTGTCCGGCAAGAAGTCGGCCCAGATTTTGATCTATCCCCTACCGGGGGCCAACTCCCTCGCCGTTGCCGAAGAGGTCCGCCAGGCAGTGGCCGAGATGAGCAAAAATTTCCCCGAGGGGCTGACATACGTTATAGAGCACGACACCACGAAATTCATTCAGCAGGCAATCCACGCAGTGTACGAAACCCTGTTCGAGGCCGGCATCCTGGTGTTGGTGGTCATCATGGTGTTTCTCCAGAATTGGCGGGCAACCCTCGTACCGGCCACCACCGTGCCGGTGACCATCATCGGCGCCTTTGCCGCCATGGCTCTGCTGGGGTTCACGGTCAATCTCATGACCCTGTTTGCCCTCATCCTGGCCATCGGCATCGTAGTCGACGATGCCATCGTCATTGTGGAAAATGCCTCCTATTATCTCGAACAGGGCTTGTCTCCTAAAGATGCTGCTATTAAAACCATGGAGGAGATGACCGGACCGGTAATCGGCATTACCCTGGTCTTGACCTCTGTCTTTCTCCCTGCCGCCTTCCTGCCAGGCATCAATGGCCAACTCTTCCGGCAGTTTGCCCTGGTCATTGCCTCCACCGCCGTTATCAGCGCCCTCAACGCCCTGACCCTGAAACCCGTGCAATGCGCTCAATATCTGAAACCTCGGGGCGAAAAAAAAGTAGGCTGGTTTTATTGTCATTTCAATCAGCTCTATGCCAAGGTTGAAGCCGCCTACATGGCCATAGTCACCCGGATGGTGCACCACCCCAAGGTCATGCTCATTATTTTTTTCAGTCTCATAACCGTTACCGGGTTTTTTTTCGTCCAACATCCGACGGGTTTCTTGCCGGATGAAGATCAGGGCTATGCCATCGTGACCGTGCGGCTGCCAGAGGGAGCGGCTCAGCCTCGGGTTGAGGCGGTTTCTCGAAAAGTAAATGCCATCCTGAAAGAAACCCCCGGCATCAGGGCTTGGGTAACCGTCGGCGGTTTATCCTTGATGGACAGCGCCAACCTCTCCAACACCTTTAGTACCTTTGCCATCTATGAGGAGTGGGACAAACGGGGAGCCGACCTCAGTCAGGAAAAGATCATTGCCGACTTAAACCGTAGGCTCAGCAGTATTGAGGAGGCCTACGCCGTAGTGCTCACGCCGCCGCCGATTACTGGTCTGGGCCAAGCCGGGGGTTTCCAGATGATGGTGGAGGATCGAGGCAGTCTCGGTCTGGCAGAGCTGCAGAAAGCCACGAATGAATTGATCCAGGCCGCCGGGTCCCAATCCGGACTGATGGGTCTGGCCACTACTTTCAGCGCCCGCAGCCCCCAGATTTACCTGGATATCGATAGAACCAAGGTGGAATCCATGGGAGTGCCTTTGGGTGATGTCTTTGCCACTCTGCAGGCCTACCTGGGCTCCACGTTTGTCAACCTCTTTAACAAATTCGACCAGTCCTATCAGGTATACGTCCAAGCGGATGCTCCTTTCCGGCTGAATCCGGATGACGTGAAAAACCTCTACGTGCGCAACCAGAAAGGTGAGATGACACCACTGGGAACCATGATGTCGGTCCATCGCCGCCTGGGCTCGGAACTGGTAACCCGCTATAACCTCTATCCGGCAGCCCAAGTCTTCGGCGCCGCCGCTCCAGGGTTCAGTTCCGGAGAGGCAATAGACCTCATGGAGCAGGTGGCCCAGAATGTACTCCCCAAAGGGATGGCCTTCGATTGGACTGCCACCGCCTTCCAGGAAAAGCTGGTGGGCAGCCAGGCTTATTTTATTTATGCCCTGTCTATTATTCTGGTGTTTCTGGTATTGTCGGCCCAATATGAGAGCTGGTTTCATCCTGCCGCGGTCATTTTAGTGGTACCCACGGCCCTGGTAGGAGTGTTGATCGGACTGAATGTGCGAGGATATGATAACGACCTCTACACCCAGGTAGGGCTGGTGCTGATGATTGCCCTCGCCAGCAAAAACGCTATTCTGGTAGTGGAATTTGCCCGGGAACTGAAGGAAAAGGGACTCTCCACCGTAGAAGCAGCCATCGAAGCCACCCGGCGCCGCTTGAGACCCATCATTATGACCTCTTTCGCCTTCATTTTGGGGGTGGCGCCCCTCTTATTGGCCGGAGGCGCCGGTGCGGCCAGCCAACGCGCCATCGGCACCGTGGTCTTTGGCGGCATGATCTCCTCTACCCTGGTGGCCATTCCCTTTGTACCGGTGTTTTATGTCGTCATGGAAGGGCTGAGCGAACGGCTAAAAAGCAGGAAGCAGGAAACGGGGATAAGGAATAAAAAATAG
- a CDS encoding Hsp20/alpha crystallin family protein, which yields MLEIKMRRLMENMFGPWSASTPAAAHSYHPAADIYETPESLVIRMELAGLNKADISLTLHRQELAVCGRRRFPSSEPVQRFYHLEIEYGNFERRFQLPKAVEEARVEAEYNNGLLIIRLPWRQAGPSQRISVKEEE from the coding sequence ATGTTGGAAATAAAAATGCGGCGTCTCATGGAAAATATGTTCGGTCCCTGGAGTGCTTCGACGCCAGCCGCGGCCCATAGTTACCATCCGGCTGCGGATATTTATGAGACCCCTGAATCTCTAGTGATCCGTATGGAGTTAGCCGGCCTGAACAAGGCGGATATCTCCCTCACCTTGCACCGGCAGGAATTGGCGGTGTGCGGCCGGCGTCGTTTTCCGAGTTCTGAACCGGTGCAGCGATTTTATCATCTGGAGATCGAATACGGCAATTTTGAACGCCGGTTTCAGCTCCCTAAGGCGGTGGAGGAAGCTCGGGTGGAAGCTGAATACAACAATGGTCTTTTAATCATACGGCTGCCTTGGCGTCAGGCTGGACCTTCACAACGCATTTCCGTAAAAGAAGAGGAGTAA
- the lon gene encoding endopeptidase La, whose product MEEKITNTKVTPTESGNPAAEAGEARLLPIIPMSELVLFPRLIIPLALWEESIQRLIDDTLLKDKIIGILTSRQPATEVYTTENLYPIGTAAVILKMGKTQEGAVRLLIQGLYRFKVEELVDTEPYIQARVSPITETYEADLEIDAMVSSLKGMFKKMSELSPYLPTELGAMVQELDDPRVLADVTGGSLNIAKTEKQDLLETIEVKERLQKVLRLISREIEILELGKQIQANVKTEMDKAQKDYYLREQIKALQKELGEGDERSREVDELRERLLEAGLPEAALKEAERELTRLSRIPSTSPDHQVVRTYLEWMIELPWNVTTEDRLDLAEAKRILDEDHYNLEKVKKRILEFLAVRQLKPDMKGSILCFVGPPGTGKTSLGKSIARALERKFVRLSLGGVRDEAEIRGHRRTYVGALPGRIIQSIRRAGSNNPVFILDEIDKIGADFRGDPASALLEVLDPEQNSSFSDHYLEVGFDLSKVMFITTANMLDTIPPALRDRMEVLQLPGYTEEEKIQIAFSYLLPRQLEAHGLKPEQLTITPEAMRRVTADYTREAGLRNLEREVAALCRSVAREVAEGLTTARTIQEEDVPTYLGQAKFFRETALDHPEPGIATGLAWTPVGGEILFIETLRMPGSSKLKLTGQIGEVMRESVEAALSFIRARAPYIGVEEDFFKDIDIHVHVPSGAIPKDGPSAGVAMLTALVSLFSDRPVKKGLAMTGEITLRGHIMPVGGIKDKVLAAHRAGIKEVILPAQNAKDLEDIPPNVKDELLIHLVERMDQVLEIAFDQASEASQPRQAAAA is encoded by the coding sequence ATGGAAGAAAAAATTACCAATACAAAAGTGACGCCGACGGAGAGCGGCAATCCTGCAGCCGAAGCAGGCGAAGCACGTCTGCTGCCCATTATCCCGATGAGTGAACTGGTGCTGTTCCCGCGGCTGATCATCCCTCTGGCCCTGTGGGAAGAGTCGATACAGCGATTGATCGATGATACACTGTTAAAAGATAAAATCATCGGCATTTTGACCAGCCGGCAACCGGCTACCGAAGTCTATACGACAGAAAACCTCTATCCCATCGGTACTGCGGCGGTGATCCTCAAAATGGGCAAGACTCAGGAGGGCGCGGTCCGCTTACTGATCCAAGGCCTTTACCGGTTCAAGGTGGAAGAACTCGTTGACACCGAACCGTATATCCAGGCTCGGGTAAGCCCCATTACCGAGACCTACGAAGCTGATCTGGAGATCGACGCAATGGTCTCCAGTCTCAAGGGCATGTTTAAGAAGATGTCCGAACTGTCGCCCTACCTTCCTACCGAATTAGGGGCTATGGTTCAGGAGCTGGATGATCCCCGAGTACTGGCCGATGTCACCGGGGGCAGTTTAAATATTGCCAAGACCGAGAAACAGGATCTGCTGGAAACCATAGAGGTCAAAGAACGTCTCCAGAAGGTCTTGCGGCTGATCAGCCGGGAAATCGAAATCCTGGAGTTGGGCAAACAGATCCAGGCCAATGTCAAGACCGAGATGGACAAGGCCCAAAAAGATTATTATCTCAGGGAGCAGATCAAGGCCTTGCAAAAGGAGCTCGGAGAGGGCGATGAGCGTTCTCGCGAGGTCGATGAATTGCGGGAGCGCCTCCTAGAAGCCGGGCTTCCGGAGGCGGCTCTCAAAGAGGCGGAGCGGGAGCTTACCCGGTTGAGCCGCATTCCGTCTACTTCGCCGGACCATCAGGTTGTTCGCACCTATCTGGAATGGATGATCGAGCTGCCCTGGAATGTCACTACCGAAGATCGGTTGGATCTGGCCGAGGCCAAGAGAATTCTGGATGAAGACCATTATAATCTGGAAAAGGTGAAAAAGCGCATCCTCGAATTTCTTGCCGTACGCCAACTGAAACCGGATATGAAAGGCTCCATCTTATGTTTTGTAGGTCCGCCGGGTACCGGCAAAACTTCTTTAGGCAAGTCCATCGCCCGCGCCCTGGAGCGTAAGTTTGTCCGTCTGTCTCTGGGCGGCGTGCGGGACGAAGCCGAAATTCGCGGCCACCGGCGGACCTATGTCGGGGCCCTGCCTGGTCGGATTATCCAGAGCATTCGCCGGGCCGGCAGCAACAATCCGGTCTTCATCTTAGATGAGATCGATAAAATCGGCGCCGACTTCCGGGGCGATCCGGCCTCAGCGCTACTGGAAGTGCTTGATCCGGAACAGAATTCTTCTTTCTCTGACCACTATCTGGAGGTGGGATTCGACCTCTCCAAGGTGATGTTCATTACCACCGCTAATATGCTCGACACCATTCCCCCGGCCCTTCGGGACCGGATGGAAGTCCTGCAACTTCCGGGCTATACTGAAGAAGAGAAAATCCAGATCGCCTTCTCGTACCTCCTGCCGCGGCAGTTGGAGGCCCACGGTCTCAAGCCGGAGCAATTGACTATAACGCCTGAGGCTATGCGACGGGTAACCGCTGACTATACGCGTGAGGCGGGTCTGCGCAACCTCGAACGGGAGGTGGCCGCCCTCTGCCGTAGCGTAGCCCGTGAAGTCGCTGAAGGTTTGACCACCGCCAGGACCATCCAGGAAGAGGATGTACCCACATATTTGGGTCAGGCCAAATTCTTCCGGGAAACCGCTCTAGACCATCCGGAGCCGGGCATCGCTACCGGTCTGGCCTGGACGCCGGTGGGAGGAGAGATCCTCTTCATTGAGACTCTGCGGATGCCTGGCAGCAGCAAGCTAAAGCTGACCGGACAGATCGGTGAGGTCATGCGGGAATCGGTAGAGGCGGCCCTGAGTTTTATCCGGGCCCGGGCGCCGTATATCGGCGTCGAGGAAGATTTCTTCAAAGACATTGATATCCATGTCCATGTCCCCTCCGGGGCTATCCCGAAAGACGGACCCTCGGCCGGCGTCGCCATGCTCACCGCTCTCGTATCACTGTTCTCGGATCGGCCGGTGAAAAAAGGCCTGGCTATGACCGGAGAGATTACCCTGCGGGGTCACATCATGCCGGTGGGCGGCATCAAAGACAAGGTCCTGGCAGCACACCGGGCAGGCATCAAAGAGGTCATCCTCCCAGCGCAGAACGCCAAAGATCTGGAGGATATCCCGCCCAACGTCAAAGATGAATTGCTGATCCACCTGGTAGAGCGCATGGACCAGGTATTGGAAATTGCCTTCGACCAGGCCAGTGAGGCCTCTCAGCCCCGGCAGGCCGCGGCCGCCTGA
- the acpS gene encoding holo-ACP synthase, protein MIFGIGVDLVKIPRIAAALGRFGERFKNKVFTPQEIAYCDGNSQSANNYALRFAAKEAFSKALGVGLRRHGIRWRDVEVVPTSLGRPEVRVSGRAAELCETAEIKGMFVSLTDEGDFGIAVVVLER, encoded by the coding sequence ATGATTTTCGGCATCGGCGTTGACCTGGTGAAAATTCCCCGTATCGCCGCCGCACTGGGGCGATTCGGGGAACGTTTCAAAAATAAAGTGTTCACCCCGCAAGAAATCGCTTATTGCGACGGCAACAGCCAGTCGGCCAATAACTACGCCCTGCGGTTTGCCGCCAAAGAGGCCTTTTCCAAGGCCCTGGGAGTTGGGCTGCGCCGTCATGGCATCCGGTGGCGAGACGTAGAGGTTGTACCCACCTCCCTGGGCCGGCCGGAAGTCAGGGTCAGCGGCCGGGCGGCTGAACTCTGTGAAACGGCTGAAATTAAGGGGATGTTCGTCTCTCTGACCGATGAAGGCGATTTCGGCATCGCCGTCGTAGTGCTGGAAAGATAA
- a CDS encoding complex I NDUFA9 subunit family protein, translating into MRVLVTGGTGFVGKEVVRQLLAHNHQVRCLVRPGSEKKLGAAPGVEFAPGDVTRPESLPSAVQGCDAVVHLVGIIREFPSRGITFQKMHFEATQNIVEATKKANIRRYLHMSALEAKPAPVAGYHQTKQQAEEYVMASGLTFTIFRPSIIYGPGDAFINLFKDQIKRLSLVPVIGDGRYQIQPVPVWVVAQGFALALETPISENRSYDVGGPEPLRFDELIDTVAQVLGKKVGKIHLPVWPLRLSAALLQGFAWFPVTTDQITMLLAGNTCDPSAFYRDFGIQPVPLAAGLASYLV; encoded by the coding sequence ATGCGGGTTCTGGTTACCGGTGGGACCGGTTTTGTCGGCAAAGAAGTGGTGCGGCAGTTGTTGGCCCACAACCATCAGGTGCGTTGCCTGGTACGGCCCGGTTCTGAGAAGAAGCTCGGGGCGGCTCCGGGAGTGGAATTCGCTCCCGGGGACGTTACCCGCCCCGAAAGCCTGCCGTCGGCGGTGCAGGGCTGCGATGCCGTCGTACATCTGGTCGGCATTATTCGGGAATTCCCCTCCCGCGGCATCACCTTCCAAAAAATGCATTTCGAGGCCACTCAAAATATCGTTGAAGCAACGAAAAAGGCCAACATCCGGCGCTATCTGCACATGAGCGCCCTCGAGGCCAAACCGGCCCCCGTAGCGGGATATCATCAGACCAAACAGCAGGCCGAAGAATACGTCATGGCCTCGGGTCTCACCTTTACCATCTTCCGCCCCTCCATCATTTATGGACCGGGAGATGCCTTCATCAACCTGTTCAAAGATCAGATCAAACGCCTGTCCCTGGTCCCGGTCATCGGCGACGGCCGATATCAGATTCAACCCGTGCCGGTCTGGGTGGTGGCCCAGGGTTTCGCCCTGGCTTTGGAAACGCCGATCTCAGAGAATCGTAGTTATGACGTGGGCGGCCCCGAGCCTCTCCGCTTTGACGAACTCATTGACACCGTAGCCCAAGTCCTCGGGAAAAAAGTCGGAAAGATCCATCTGCCGGTCTGGCCGCTCCGCCTTTCCGCCGCTCTGTTGCAGGGCTTTGCCTGGTTCCCGGTGACCACCGATCAGATCACCATGTTGCTGGCCGGCAATACCTGCGATCCCTCAGCTTTCTACCGGGATTTTGGCATCCAACCGGTGCCCCTCGCGGCCGGACTGGCCTCATATCTGGTCTAA
- the tsaD gene encoding tRNA (adenosine(37)-N6)-threonylcarbamoyltransferase complex transferase subunit TsaD, translating to MLILGIETSCDETAAAVVASGRKVLADVVATQFDLHADYGGVVPELAARRHQENILPVIRAALKQANVTLREVQAIAVTQGPGLIGALVVGFAVAKSMAYALKVPLLGVHHLQAHIAAAFLGDAPPDFPFIALVVSGGHTNLYRVESFRQIILLGRSRDDAAGEAFDKVAKLLQLGYPGGVAIEKLSGQGDAQTFALPRPRIHHEPLTFSFSGLKTAVANVLKRNQDIIRTPQGVADLAASFQQAVVDSLVSRALLAVRRHDYPCLVVAGGVAANQRLRQELQAQTAAAGVKLFLPSLKLCTDNAAMVAAMGYHLLQAGETLDLRADVFARG from the coding sequence ATGCTCATACTCGGAATTGAAACCTCCTGCGATGAAACCGCAGCCGCAGTGGTGGCGTCCGGACGCAAAGTTCTGGCGGATGTTGTGGCTACCCAGTTCGATCTCCATGCCGATTATGGCGGGGTAGTTCCGGAACTTGCCGCCCGGCGGCACCAGGAAAATATTCTGCCGGTCATCCGGGCGGCCCTGAAGCAGGCGAACGTTACGCTCCGAGAGGTACAGGCTATTGCCGTCACTCAGGGGCCGGGGCTAATCGGTGCTTTGGTCGTCGGCTTTGCCGTAGCTAAATCCATGGCTTATGCCTTGAAAGTTCCTCTGCTGGGGGTGCATCACCTGCAGGCTCATATTGCTGCCGCCTTCTTGGGCGATGCGCCTCCGGATTTTCCCTTCATTGCTTTGGTGGTCTCCGGCGGGCATACCAACCTGTACCGGGTGGAGAGTTTCAGACAGATAATACTGCTGGGCCGCAGCCGGGACGACGCCGCCGGCGAGGCCTTTGACAAGGTGGCCAAGTTGTTGCAGTTGGGCTACCCGGGCGGCGTGGCCATCGAAAAACTCTCTGGCCAGGGAGACGCGCAGACTTTTGCATTGCCCCGGCCCCGCATCCACCATGAACCCCTGACCTTCAGCTTCAGCGGTCTCAAAACGGCAGTGGCCAATGTCCTCAAGAGGAACCAGGATATCATCCGAACGCCTCAAGGCGTGGCCGACCTGGCGGCCAGCTTTCAGCAGGCAGTGGTGGATTCATTGGTCAGCCGGGCCCTGTTGGCTGTCCGTCGGCATGACTACCCCTGTCTGGTAGTGGCCGGCGGCGTAGCCGCCAACCAGCGCCTGCGCCAGGAATTACAGGCCCAGACCGCGGCCGCTGGGGTGAAATTGTTTCTGCCGTCACTCAAACTGTGTACCGATAACGCCGCCATGGTTGCGGCCATGGGTTATCATCTTCTGCAGGCGGGGGAGACATTGGATCTGAGGGCGGATGTCTTTGCCAGAGGGTGA
- the recO gene encoding DNA repair protein RecO yields the protein MPPRQTLALILKTQDYGEADRLVVFLTPDEGRVTALAKHARKSKRRFANCLEPFSLVQAIYTAKPNLELARLDRGELVEAFPELRRSLDTLAAAACLTETAMEIVGAIDNLAELFAALQSSLTHLATGLPSWSLLCSYLIRLLALAGYGPSWQTCQVCRRNTDGLVWFSLNKGGIVCSSCLGQSQGERLYPLHPGARKLILAAQRLPLENLPRLRFPELAQKETLALLNGFIRQILGKELKSFNFIDTLRNFQKRSTDPHAHTRN from the coding sequence ATGCCGCCGCGCCAAACCTTGGCCCTCATTCTCAAAACCCAGGATTATGGGGAGGCTGACCGTCTGGTGGTCTTTCTTACTCCCGATGAAGGGCGGGTCACTGCCCTGGCCAAACACGCCCGCAAGAGCAAACGCCGGTTTGCCAACTGCCTGGAACCGTTTTCCCTGGTACAGGCGATTTACACTGCCAAACCCAACCTGGAACTGGCCCGGTTGGACCGCGGCGAACTGGTGGAGGCATTTCCCGAACTGCGTCGCAGCCTGGACACTTTGGCGGCAGCGGCCTGTTTGACCGAAACTGCCATGGAAATCGTTGGCGCTATTGATAATCTGGCAGAGTTATTTGCGGCGCTGCAGAGTTCGCTGACACATCTGGCAACGGGACTGCCTTCCTGGTCTCTGCTTTGCAGCTACCTCATCCGGCTCTTAGCCCTGGCGGGATACGGCCCGAGTTGGCAGACCTGCCAGGTTTGCCGACGGAATACCGATGGGTTGGTTTGGTTCAGTCTCAATAAAGGCGGTATTGTCTGTAGTTCGTGTCTTGGCCAGAGTCAGGGGGAGCGACTCTACCCCCTGCATCCCGGTGCCCGCAAGCTCATCCTGGCGGCCCAGCGACTGCCCCTGGAAAATCTCCCCCGCCTGCGGTTTCCGGAGTTGGCGCAGAAAGAGACATTGGCCCTACTGAATGGCTTTATTCGCCAGATATTGGGCAAGGAACTAAAATCATTTAATTTTATCGATACATTACGCAACTTCCAAAAACGGTCGACTGACCCTCATGCTCATACTCGGAATTGA
- a CDS encoding ArnT family glycosyltransferase → MPRYATRLVPILVWTIVIFCSFHNLRNFPTIWWDEAIFSETAANLAQKGRYAFTIESPDKLSDFDYRISAGPVIIAPVALAYYLFEVDIFYGRLVAGVFLCLAFVLLYLSARCLLPRGPSLLSVLLTLGTTDILYWGRSVMGDIPAITCFLGGIFFVLKGLQEERRSCMWAAGCCLGLAVAAKEFYGLALFPVLAILFWTYRRRLLELTKTAGVLLLGFFLPLAVYLIVKAFILGGLLPALNHFYVQKKLLCHEFFTPMTIGRFYPESFAYLLTHPLFITGLIGFWLYQRRNGWSPSLRYWLGNLSLWGVFYLLAVYWQRFALPVLILSSPFAGYLLIATFNALSEAAALRRFPMWAKISVLSMMIALVFPLSIFSYLPRIMNSADDSPHKLVDYLQRSIPNDVLIETPEYELVFLDDEHRYHLMPAFYFVESTPDKIVLHSPETGRYDFAKVKADLLILGSFGKSVFRQIYPWSQVRRYYKKISTIDYYDIYLRRDSNLGRQVQALGLGPSAR, encoded by the coding sequence ATGCCGCGTTATGCCACACGTTTGGTGCCAATTCTGGTCTGGACAATAGTAATCTTCTGCAGTTTCCATAACTTGCGAAATTTCCCGACAATCTGGTGGGATGAAGCCATCTTTTCAGAAACCGCCGCCAATCTGGCCCAGAAGGGGCGTTATGCCTTTACCATAGAGAGTCCTGACAAACTCAGCGATTTTGATTATCGCATCAGTGCCGGACCGGTCATCATCGCACCGGTAGCTTTGGCCTATTATCTTTTTGAGGTAGATATCTTTTATGGTCGGCTTGTGGCCGGAGTCTTCCTGTGCCTGGCATTTGTGTTACTGTATCTGAGCGCCCGGTGTCTGCTGCCCCGCGGTCCCTCCCTCTTGTCAGTTCTCCTCACTCTCGGCACTACGGACATCCTCTATTGGGGACGCAGTGTCATGGGAGATATCCCGGCCATAACCTGTTTTTTAGGAGGGATTTTTTTTGTTCTTAAGGGTTTGCAAGAGGAGCGGCGGTCCTGCATGTGGGCCGCCGGCTGTTGCCTGGGTCTGGCGGTGGCTGCCAAGGAATTCTACGGCCTGGCTTTGTTCCCGGTTCTGGCGATTCTTTTCTGGACCTACCGCCGTCGTCTTTTAGAACTGACGAAGACTGCTGGAGTACTGCTTCTGGGCTTCTTCCTACCTCTGGCCGTCTACCTGATCGTCAAAGCCTTTATCCTGGGTGGCTTACTGCCGGCCTTGAACCACTTTTATGTTCAGAAGAAGTTGCTCTGCCATGAATTTTTTACACCCATGACGATCGGCCGTTTCTATCCGGAAAGTTTTGCCTATCTCCTGACCCATCCGCTCTTTATCACTGGCCTGATCGGTTTCTGGCTCTACCAGCGTCGGAACGGCTGGTCTCCCTCTTTGCGGTATTGGCTCGGCAATCTCTCTCTCTGGGGTGTCTTTTACCTCCTGGCGGTCTATTGGCAACGCTTTGCTTTGCCCGTCCTAATTCTCTCGAGTCCTTTCGCCGGATATCTGCTCATAGCCACCTTCAATGCCCTTTCTGAGGCCGCCGCCCTCCGCCGTTTTCCGATGTGGGCCAAGATCAGTGTTTTGAGCATGATGATTGCCCTGGTTTTTCCACTGTCGATTTTTTCCTACCTGCCGCGCATTATGAACAGTGCCGACGATAGTCCCCATAAACTGGTAGATTACCTCCAGCGCTCCATACCTAATGACGTCCTGATTGAAACCCCGGAATATGAACTGGTTTTTTTAGACGATGAGCACCGTTATCACCTGATGCCAGCTTTTTATTTTGTGGAATCCACTCCTGATAAGATTGTCCTGCATAGTCCGGAGACGGGGAGGTATGATTTTGCGAAGGTAAAAGCCGACCTGCTGATTTTGGGCAGTTTTGGCAAAAGTGTGTTCCGCCAGATTTATCCCTGGTCTCAAGTGCGGCGGTATTATAAGAAAATCAGCACTATCGATTATTATGACATCTATCTGCGCCGAGATAGCAACCTCGGACGCCAGGTACAGGCGTTAGGTTTAGGCCCATCCGCTCGTTAG